TCACCAGATGCGCCTTGCCGGTGGGGTTGTTCGGCTCCCAATACGGCAGGTCGTCGTCATAGGTGTCGCAATCGTAGAGAAATCCGCCTTCCTCCATGACCAGTCGCCGGGTATTCGGGCCGGTGCGGCCGGTGTACCAGCCCAGCGGACGTTCACCGCTGATCTCGGTGAGGATGCGGATCGCTTCGAGCATGTGCTCGCGCTCCTGGGCCTCGTCCATGTACTGATAGTCGATCCAGCGATAACCATGGCTGCAGATTTCATGGCCTGCGGCGACCATGGCGCGGATCACATCCGGATGCCGTTGCGCGGCCATGGCCACCGCAAAAATCGTCAGCGGAATATCAAATTCCCTGAACAGCTTGAGGATGCGCCACACACCGGCGCGACTGCCGTATTCGTAGAGCGATTCCATGCTCATGTTGCGCTCGCCCTGCAGCGGTTGCGCGGAGACCATTTCCGAAAGGAAGGCTTCGGACTCCTTGTCGCCATGCAGGATATTGCGTTCGCCGCCTTCCTCGTAATTGAGCACAAACGACAAGGCAATACGTGCGTTGCCCGGCCAGTGTGGATGGGGCGGGTTGCTGCCGTAGCCGATCAGGTCGCGTGGGTAGTCAGCGCTCACTGCAGTCTTCCTCGTGTCGGTGTGTCGTATCTCGCAGGGGGGCAATGGTCTTGCCTGCTTTCACTGCGGCGTTGAGATTGTATACAAC
This genomic window from Pseudomonas sp. G.S.17 contains:
- the puuE gene encoding allantoinase PuuE, with the protein product MSADYPRDLIGYGSNPPHPHWPGNARIALSFVLNYEEGGERNILHGDKESEAFLSEMVSAQPLQGERNMSMESLYEYGSRAGVWRILKLFREFDIPLTIFAVAMAAQRHPDVIRAMVAAGHEICSHGYRWIDYQYMDEAQEREHMLEAIRILTEISGERPLGWYTGRTGPNTRRLVMEEGGFLYDCDTYDDDLPYWEPNNPTGKAHLVIPYTLDTNDMRFTQVQGFNNGEQFFQYLKDAFDVLYAEGAEAPKMLSIGLHCRLIGRPARLAALKRFIEYAKSHEQVWFTRRVDIARHWHAEHPFNPQTEAAL